The following are encoded in a window of Ogataea parapolymorpha DL-1 chromosome VII, whole genome shotgun sequence genomic DNA:
- a CDS encoding Mitochondrial ribosomal protein of the small subunit: MARQNFIGFVISQGKMDKTVKVRVMQKVLNQKLQKEYLKKKDFLVHDEANICKEGDLVRIEATRPLSARKSFAVAEIKKNKGEEFQHYQEEAKRQVAEEETRRRQDLLRRRELYDNNSSTLYHDLDEVKMLRKPFSELSEEEREKIANLKLKYGISNWDAGFENQELFMSSLSHLANKLESIRSEVELSKKLEDIIAKGESDPTFRNLVNKLDLDPATTKKNIMKNKMRKLLQTTSPVELAQWGINL; this comes from the coding sequence ATGGCCAGACAAAACTTTATTGGGTTTGTCATTTCCCAAGGGAAGATGGACAAGACCGTGAAAGTAAGGGTCATGCAGAAGGTGCTGAACCAGAAACTAcagaaagaatatttgaaaaaaaaggaTTTCCTTGTCCATGACGAAGCCAATATTTGCAAAGAGGGAGATCTGGTGAGGATCGAGGCCACTCGTCCGCTGAGTGCGCGCAAGTCGTTCGCTGTGGcggaaatcaagaaaaataaaggTGAGGAGTTCCAGCATTACCAGGAAGAAGCCAAAAGACAGGTGGCCGAGGAAGAgacgagaagaagacaAGACCTGCTCAGGAGGAGGGAGTTATACGATAACAACTCTTCGACGCTATACCACGACCTGGACGAGGTGAAAATGCTCAGAAAGCCTTTTTCGGAGCTGTCTGAAGAGGAGCGCGAGAAGATCGCCAATTTGAAACTGAAATATGGAATTTCTAACTGGGACGCGGGTTTCGAGAACCAGGAGCTTTTTATGTCGAGCCTCTCGCATCTCGCAAACAAGCTGGAGTCAATTAGATCGGAGGTGGAACTCAgcaagaagctggaagaCATAATCGCCAAAGGAGAGTCCGATCCAACGTTCAGAAATCTCGTAAATAAACTCGACCTGGATCCGGCTACTacgaagaaaaacatcatgaaaaataagatGAGGAAACTCTTACAGACCACGTCACCAGTGGAGCTGGCCCAATGGGGCATCAATTTGTAA
- a CDS encoding Tethering factor for nuclear proteasome STS1: MTLTNQMDFQNHFLAKDLHRITKPKKVGKRRHTDESNDEDASKPRFMPKTLSKLAQHKKQRQPQVMGQKLSVSRIIETLDQESLQNLISNLVSEHPEVAPTLLKISPQVTIEDSLMVLEQKLERILQNMPYRVDASSDYSFLRVKPHVEDFFQTLSDYTLNFLPPIESDLTVPLMFLMKFLAKCFPRLPKFHAVEYRYYHSLTVDKFNTILDDILVQFLSEKKHNIILAINQDWLTDFRKISELNDNNFSSVYERLKQEIDQYENPDAASGQPSTNNAGRLTGLANLLNFSSDNSPLHGNTVGNVFDTI; encoded by the coding sequence ATGACGCTAACGAACCAGATGGACTTCCAAAATCACTTTTTGGCAAAGGACTTGCATCGCATcacaaaaccaaaaaaagTGGGCAAGCGTCGCCATACCGATGAATCCAACGATGAAGATGCCAGCAAGCCTCGTTTCATGCCAAAAACACTTAGCAAGTTAGCCCAGCACAAAAAGCAGAGGCAGCCGCAGGTTATGGGCCAGAAACTCTCTGTTTCGAGAATCATAGAGACCTTAGACCAAGAATCGTTGCAGAACCTAATTTCCAATTTGGTATCCGAACACCCAGAAGTGGCCCCTacgctgctcaagatctCTCCGCAAGTCACTATAGAAGACTCCTTAATGGTACTAGAACAGAAACTAGAAAGAATATTGCAAAATATGCCCTACAGAGTCGATGCATCGTCCGACTACTCATTCCTTAGAGTGAAACCGCACGTGGAGGACTTTTTCCAGACCCTTTCCGATTACACACTAAACTTCCTTCCTCCCATTGAGTCCGACCTCACTGTCCCACTTATGTTCCTGATGAAATTCCTGGCCAAGTGTTTCCCACGCTTGCCCAAATTCCATGCCGTTGAATACCGCTATTACCACAGTCTTACAGTTGACAAATTCAACACAATTTTGGATGATATTCTTGTGCAATTCCTCAGCGAGAAAAAGCACAACATCATTCTCGCCATCAATCAAGACTGGCTCACTGATTTCCGGAAAATCAGCGAGCTCAACGACAACAATTTTTCATCCGTATACGAACGTTTGAAACAGGAGATTGACCAGTACGAAAACCCCGATGCAGCGTCTGGCCAGCCGTCCACCAATAATGCAGGCCGGCTGACAGGGCTTGCCAACCtgttgaatttttccagcgacAACAGCCCGTTGCACGGCAACACTGTGGGGAACGTTTTTGACACTATTTAA
- a CDS encoding Conserved hypothetical secreted protein, which yields MRLQQFCAIVCTSLCFSRLAATLSILVLNPSPYGSSISTAFHQVLSANHKVISVSPLHLTSITENEVTIDTTPISDADLKDFLDDQEFDLNDLLGLQVGEKFYGSKQNDRWYVKGSVMGTALFALDYLLPHHYTEMSSIDLIIVASSGHVVDGLYRQQTHVDLSVMKLAQTRNIPVLNVNSNEDLDMVIASPLDEQNSDKASELLALYLQRIEALVAQLTHEASYGKHNFHTSRSLQRSPKLREYFEHERWNDNPRLLPNGVGLNINLRAEASCMDTNRDFNFIETRTIGGYNKLPALSYDETRGFAKIDSVYSIDNDLPRNKDKILSEMSVDNGDCLITVTPISWSGGDFETYNILGKVVQQLNAEHPDEKPKLVQQIFDST from the coding sequence ATGCGTCTTCAACAGTTCTGCGCGATTGTGTGTACCAGTCTGTGCTTCAGTCGTCTCGCTGCAACCCTAAGCATCCTGGTGCTCAATCCGTCTCCGTATGGATCGAGTATCTCCACCGCTTTCCACCAGGTGCTGAGTGCAAACCACAAGGTGATATCGGTTTCGCCGCTTCACCTAACCTCTATTACAGAGAACGAAGTCACCATCGACACCACTCCTATTAGTGATGCCGACCTCAAAGATTTTTTGGACGATCAGGAATTCGATTTGAACGACCTGCTTGGGCTCCAGGTCGGAGAGAAATTTTACGGCTCCAAACAGAACGACAGATGGTACGTCAAGGGCTCTGTGATGGGCACTGCGCTTTTTGCACTCGACTATCTGCTTCCGCACCACTACACAGAGATGTCATCGATCGACTTAATTATCGTCGCGTCGTCGGGCCATGTGGTGGACGGTTTGTACCGGCAACAGACGCACGTGGACCTGAGCGTGATGAAACTCGCACAGACCAGAAACATCCCTGTTTTAAACGTCAACAGCAACGAAGACCTGGACATGGTAATTGCCAGTCCTTTGGACGAGCAAAACTCCGACAAGGCCAGCGAACTTTTAGCGCTGTACCTGCAGAGAATTGAGGCGCTGGTCGCGCAGCTTACGCACGAGGCCAGTTATGGTAAACATAACTTCCATACCTCGCGTTCCCTACAAAGATCGCCCAAACTGAGAGAGTACTTTGAACACGAGAGATGGAACGATAACCCTAGACTGCTGCCCAATGGTGTGGGGCTCAACATTAATCTGCGCGCAGAGGCCTCGTGCATGGATACCAACAGAGACTTCAACTTTATCGAGACCCGTACAATAGGGGGATATAACAAGCTTCCGGCTTTGAGTTATGATGAAACCAGAGGTtttgccaagatcgactcTGTCTACAGCATCGACAACGATCTTCCGCGGAACAAGGACAAAATCCTCAGCGAGATGAGTGTGGACAATGGCGACTGCTTGATCACTGTCACGCCTATCAGCTGGTCTGGAGGAGACTTTGAGACCTATAATATTCTTGGCAAAGTAGTTCAACAATTGAATGCGGAGCACCCGGACGAGAAGCCGAAACTTGTCCAGCAAATTTTCGATAGTACATAA
- a CDS encoding DNA repair protein RAD14, with the protein MERHRQLAENRAHALEKIRLRQQALKGQNQPVPQKELTPEQRELIEKNRQKALERRRIREGMEKGNYRIADQATYAPDAPSGVIEGAKKGDRNHIQERIRPSVKKADYIEYDFSTMQDTYGGFLSDADRKEARESDKTLEQWQEEKQSRPLVEPAPPLDIANAPKCFECGSIELNRNLLQTFGCRVCKSCENKYPEKYSLLTKTECKEDYFLTEPELADETLFKRLVKANPHSGTYSKMQLFLRYQIEEYAFKKWGSAENLDKEWLRREEMRVKRRDKKFNTRLREMRKKMRAEEFTRKLRGERNERHEHHWSRGEPTGEPGMVRRRCKDCGLEIEEIQM; encoded by the exons ATGGAAAGACATCGCCAGCTA GCAGAAAATCGAGCCCatgctttggagaagatcagGCTCCGGCAGCAGGCGTTGAAGGGCCAAAATCAGCCCGTGCCCCAAAAAGAGCTGACCCCAGAGCAACGAGAGctgattgagaaaaatCGACAAAAGGCGTTGGAGCGACGTCGTATCCGTGAGGGCATGGAGAAGGGTAACTACCGTATTGCAGATCAGGCGACGTACGCACCGGATGCTCCTAGTGGCGTAATCGAAGGTGCGAAAAAAGGCGATCGCAACCATATACAGGAGCGCATCAGGCCGTCAGTGAAGAAGGCGGACTACATTGAGTACGACTTTAGCACGATGCAGGACACCTATGGAGGATTTCTGTCGGATGCAGACCGCAAGGAGGCCCGAGAATCAGACAAGACACTAGAACAgtggcaagaagaaaaacagagCCGGCCTTTGGTTGAGCCAGCTCCACCGTTGGACATTGCGAACGCTCCGAAGTGTTTTGAATGCGGCTCCATCGAGCTGAATCGGAACTTGTTACAGACTTTTGGCTGTCGCGTGTGCAAGAGCTGCGAAAACAAGTATCCAGAGAAATACTCGCTTTTGACGAAAACCGAGTGCAAGGAGGACTATTTTTTGACCGAGCCCGAGCTCGCGGACGAAACGCTGTTCAAAAGGCTGGTCAAAGCGAACCCGCACAGCGGAACATACTCCAAAatgcagctttttctgagGTACCAGATCGAAGAGTACGCATTCAAAAAATGGGGCTCTGCGGAAAACTTGGACAAGGAGTGGCTTCGACGAGAGGAAATGCGGGTCAAGCGACGCGACAAGAAGTTTAACACCCGTCTTCGCGagatgaggaagaagatgCGAGCCGAGGAGTTTACGCGGAAGTTACGAGGCGAGCGCAACGAAAGACACGAGCACCATTGGAGCCGGGGAGAGCCCACGGGGGAGCCTGGCATGGTGCGGCGTCGATGCAAGGACTGTGGGCTagagatcgaggagatccAAATGTAA